From a single Methylacidiphilum kamchatkense Kam1 genomic region:
- a CDS encoding energy transducer TonB produces MIAKAFGYFSKEKLAYLLCMFLAASVHGLLALISLPNKNSSEIEKSNYFSQTDSSSFIDLVSSSEHSSSSLPIAEAPKPPLPPIPSPLPANPEGPKHLLNSPRAIPQSQTKRCAFHTPNKPNKEYIQYSLSTSFLSPPPYPYEARLRHMEGTVVILLDVRKGKIVNSQIVRSSGYPLLDKTAKDWIDSHWKFPLHVNRVIKEAVTFELDDSPPLSNEKYYQTSYIPR; encoded by the coding sequence ATGATTGCTAAAGCTTTTGGTTATTTTTCAAAAGAAAAACTGGCCTATTTACTTTGTATGTTTTTAGCTGCCAGCGTTCATGGATTGCTAGCACTGATTTCTCTTCCAAACAAGAATAGTTCTGAAATAGAAAAAAGTAATTATTTTTCTCAAACAGATTCTTCTTCTTTTATTGACCTTGTTTCCAGTTCAGAGCATTCTTCTTCTTCTCTCCCTATTGCTGAAGCCCCAAAACCTCCTCTTCCCCCTATTCCTTCTCCGTTGCCAGCTAATCCGGAAGGACCGAAACACCTCCTGAATAGTCCGCGAGCTATTCCTCAATCTCAAACAAAAAGATGCGCTTTCCATACGCCTAACAAACCTAACAAAGAGTATATTCAATATTCTTTATCCACTTCTTTCCTTTCCCCACCCCCTTATCCATATGAAGCTCGTCTTCGGCATATGGAAGGGACGGTCGTTATTCTGCTCGATGTGCGGAAAGGAAAAATCGTCAACTCTCAAATCGTTCGCTCTTCTGGATATCCTCTTCTTGATAAAACAGCAAAAGATTGGATAGATTCCCATTGGAAATTTCCACTGCATGTTAATCGGGTCATTAAAGAAGCGGTAACCTTCGAACTGGATGATTCTCCTCCCCTATCCAATGAAAAATACTATCAGACAAGTTATATTCCTCGGTAA
- a CDS encoding glycosyl hydrolase family 57, whose protein sequence is MGELPVFCGKEKELKEAIQKQEKITLDTTGIDFEQIKSAASIALHMHQPLIPAGGTDLRSARIISNLQFMLEHLGEGDNHNAPVFQWCYQRMGKFIPELLSQNKQPRVMLDYSGCLLYGFEQMRSRDILDALNTLANDTACRKATEFLGTAWGHTVAPSTPIQDFRLHVEAWQQHFGSLFGFEALSRVRGFSPPEMALPNHPDVAYAFVRTLLDCGYKWVLVQEHTVERPDGHPLSFKHIPHRLVCVNANGEVASIIAIIKTQGSDTKLVGQMQPWYEAKGLNRIQFCGKALPPLVTQIADGENGGVMMNEFPSKYFEVIRESSYSPTPVVNVSEYLAYLEQLGLKQEDYPPIQPIHQHYLFQKFEPGDGTRKLSETIVKIKEENPRFSMEGGSWTNNISWVKGYGDLLGPMERLSSLFYEKVLQKGISSNEEKYRQALFYLLVSETSCFRYWGTGLWTEYGKEICRRGIEFIEKIFRKNSSFIKTLRGYFKRFSLLCRPCLYHSSR, encoded by the coding sequence ATGGGTGAGTTACCTGTTTTTTGCGGTAAAGAAAAAGAGCTTAAAGAGGCAATACAAAAACAAGAGAAGATTACTTTAGATACTACTGGAATTGATTTCGAGCAGATAAAAAGTGCCGCATCCATTGCTCTTCATATGCATCAGCCTTTAATACCAGCTGGCGGTACAGACTTAAGATCTGCTCGGATAATCAGTAACTTACAGTTCATGCTGGAACATTTGGGGGAGGGCGATAACCATAATGCGCCTGTTTTTCAGTGGTGCTATCAACGAATGGGAAAGTTTATTCCTGAATTACTCTCGCAAAATAAACAGCCCAGGGTGATGCTCGACTATTCGGGTTGCTTGCTTTATGGCTTTGAACAAATGAGAAGTCGAGATATCCTGGATGCACTCAATACTCTTGCTAACGATACTGCTTGTCGAAAAGCAACAGAATTTCTCGGAACAGCCTGGGGACACACCGTAGCTCCTTCCACTCCAATTCAGGATTTTCGTTTGCATGTTGAAGCCTGGCAACAACACTTTGGTAGTCTTTTTGGCTTTGAGGCTTTGTCTCGTGTCAGGGGATTTTCTCCACCAGAGATGGCCCTTCCCAACCATCCTGATGTTGCCTATGCTTTTGTGAGAACACTGTTAGATTGTGGATACAAATGGGTTTTAGTTCAAGAGCATACGGTGGAAAGACCGGATGGTCATCCTCTGTCCTTTAAGCATATTCCTCATCGACTTGTTTGTGTAAACGCCAACGGAGAGGTAGCTTCGATCATTGCTATTATAAAAACTCAGGGATCCGATACAAAGTTAGTGGGTCAAATGCAACCATGGTATGAGGCTAAGGGTCTTAACCGTATTCAATTTTGTGGTAAAGCTCTCCCTCCACTCGTTACCCAAATCGCTGATGGGGAGAATGGAGGAGTCATGATGAATGAATTTCCCTCGAAATATTTTGAAGTTATAAGAGAATCTTCTTATAGTCCTACCCCGGTTGTAAACGTTAGCGAATATCTTGCTTATCTCGAACAGTTAGGACTAAAACAAGAAGACTATCCTCCTATTCAACCGATCCATCAACATTATCTTTTTCAAAAGTTCGAACCAGGGGATGGCACACGAAAACTTTCCGAAACAATCGTAAAGATAAAAGAAGAAAATCCTCGTTTTTCCATGGAAGGAGGAAGTTGGACGAACAACATTTCTTGGGTGAAGGGTTACGGAGATCTCCTTGGTCCAATGGAACGGTTAAGTAGCCTTTTTTATGAAAAAGTACTTCAAAAGGGAATTTCTTCAAATGAAGAGAAGTACAGGCAAGCTTTGTTTTATCTGCTAGTGAGTGAGACAAGTTGTTTTAGATATTGGGGTACAGGACTCTGGACTGAGTATGGAAAAGAAATTTGTAGACGAGGGATCGAATTTATAGAAAAAATTTTTAGAAAAAACAGTAGCTTTATAAAGACACTTAGAGGCTATTTTAAAAGATTTTCTTTGCTTTGCCGACCTTGTTTGTACCATTCTTCTAGGTAA